TTTGCCGAAAAGCTACTTATGGAAGCTTGCTTGGAGCTCTTTAAAAAAGACTACATCATCGGCATCCAAGACATGGGCGCAGCAGGACTTACAAGCTCTAGCTTTGAGATGGCTGGCAGAAGCGGCAGCGGCATGAAGATGTATCTAGAGCGCGTACCGATGCGCGAAGTTGGCATGACGCCTTATGAGCTGATGCTAAGCGAGTCTCAAGAGCGTATGCTAATATGCGCTAAAAAAGGCTATGAGCAAAAAGTGCTTGAAATTTTTAGAAAATGGGATCTTGACGCTGAGATCATCGGCGAGGTCACAAGTAGTGGTGTGATGCAGCTTTACTGGCATGGTGAGCTTGCAGGCGAAATCCCTATCGGTCCACTTAGCGAGGCAGCTCCGGTGCTTGATCGTCCAGTCGCACGTCCAAAATACCTTGATGAGATAGCAAATTTACAAATACCAAATAATGTTGATAACAAAACTGCGTTTTTCAAGCTTTTAAAAGAGCCAGAGGTGCTAAATAAAAGCTTCATCTACGACCAATACGACGCAAATATCCAGACAAATACGATAAAACAGCCTGGTTGCTTGGGCGCTGCAAGTATCAGAGTAAAAGGCACTAAAAAGGCCGTCTCTATGGCTGCTCAGTGCGATCCTAGAGCAAATTTCGTTGATCCAAAAATTGGCGCTGCAAGAGCCGTCGCTGCAGCTGGTAGAAAGGTAGCGATGAGCGGCGCTGTGCCACTTGCGATCACCGACTGCTTAAACTACGGCAACCCGCAAAATCCAGAGGTTATGTGGCAGTTCAAAGAGGGATGTGAAGGCATAAAAGAGGCTTGCCGTGAGCTAAATACACCAGTTGTTAGTGGTAACGTGAGCCTTTATAACGACACTGACGGCGTTAGCGTCTATCCAACGCCAGCCATCGTCACGGTTGGTGTAAATGAAGATGCAAATTTAAATCTAAAAAGCACATTTTTAAGCGAGGGTATGGCGATTTACCTACTTGGTGAGACAAGCGGTGAATTTGCAGCTTCGCTTTACGCAAAGGCGCTATTTAACGTGGTTGGTGGTAAGCTAAAAGAGGTTGATTATAAAGCCGAGAGAGCTCTTTGGGACCTAGTGATAGAGGCAAATAAAGAGCAAATTTTAGAGTTTGCAAATAGCGTAGGCGTAGGCGGTCTTGCTATCACGCTAGCAAAAATGGCTAGCATCTCAAACATCGGCGTAAACTGCGAGGCGAAATTTAAAGAGCCAAATTTTATCTTTGATGAGAGCTTTTCAAGAGCAGTTGTGGGAGTAAAAGACGAGGCTAAATTTGAAGCGCTTGCTGCTAAATTTGGCGTGAAATTTAAAAAGATTGGCGTTAGTGGTGGTAGAAGATTTAAACTAAATGATATCGATGAGAGCATGGATGAGATAAGAGAAATTTATCTAAATGAGTTCGCAAAAATCGTTAGAAAAGAGGATTAAGAAATGGCTTTAAAAAAGAGCAAGGTCGCTGAGGCTGAAAATGAGCAAAAGGAAACAGAACAAGTTGAAAAACGAGGCGTAGCAAAGCCGCCAGTGCTTTTTAGTAAGACACAAAATTTAATAAAATCGATCGAAAAAAGACTAAACGCCACCTTGATAACTTACTATAATTCAAATGCTGGTAGCGTTTGCGGCAATGATGCGAGTGCTATGTATGAAATTTTAAAGGGTAAAAAGATAGATACTGCTTATCTTTTTATAAAAAGTGATGGTGGAAGCGGTATCGCCGCTCTTAGGATCATCACTACACTTAGAAATTACTGCAAAAATTTAATAGCTCTAATACCTGCAAACTGCGCCTCGGCTGCTACTATGATGGCACTTGGAGCAAATGAGATCGTCATGGGCCCACTTGCCTATCTAACACCTGTTGATACTTCACTCAAACACGAGCTTAGTCCGACAAACAAAGGCAATGAGCTTGTGAGCGTTTCGATGGATGAACTTAGTCGTGTGGTCAAACTTTGGAAAGAGCAAGATAAAGATAGGCCAAACGACACAAACCCTTATAATTCGCTTTATGAGTATATTCATCCGCTAGTCTTTGGTGCGGTTGACCGTGCTAGCTCGCTATCGCTTAAGATTTGCACCGAGCTTCTTAGGTACCACATCGATGATGATAAAAAGATCGCAGAAATTTCTGAAAGGCTAAATGGCGACTATCCAGCTCACGAATATCCGATCCTCTTTAGAGAGGCACACGAGATCGGCCTTCATGTAAAAAAGATGGATGATGATCTAAATGAAATGCTTCAGGAGCTAACGCTACTTTACTCTGAGATGGGTCAGCGAGCTTTTACTGACTACGATGAAAATAGCTACCATGATAACAATATTGCAAACATCATCGAAACAAATGGCAAGCAAATTTACTATCAGATAGATAAAGACTGGTTTTACCGCCCTGAAGAGCGCCGCTGGAATGTGATGAATGACGAGAGCTCTTGGCGTAAAAACGAGCTAGTAAATGGCAAAATAAAAAATACTATCTATCACTTGTGGTAATATGTCTGGAGTCCTGTTTTTACTGATATTAGGCGGTGCGATATTTCTCTTTATGAATGTCCAAATAGGTAGTAACCGCAAAAAACAAGCAGATGTAGATGAGGCTAAATTTCTAGTCTCACTGCTTGCAAAAGTAGCTAAAAGTGACGGCAGAGTTAGCGAGCTAGAGGCTAGGCTGATCACTCAAGTGCTAGATGATCTAAGCCAGAAAGTTAGCGGCGTTAGCGGTGTGCGTGAGTATCTAAAAGATGTCTATAACAGTCAGAAAGAAAATGTAGATAACGCCTACGAAACCGCTAGGAACTATAAGAGTGCTTTTAATCTAAACTACGATATATGCGTCGCTAGGCTCACATTTTTTCTAAATTTAGCCTACATAGATGGAGAATTTAACAAAAGCGAGCAAGATGTTATAAGAAATATCGCTTATGGATTTGGCATTGATAAAGAAACGCTTGATGAGATCATCTTTAAATTTGATAGTTTTTATGGCTCAAGATTTGAGGCAAATACTGATAAAGTAGTCCAAGAAAAAGATACGTTTGAGGTTTTAGGACTTAACAAAAATGCAAGCTTTGATGAAGTAAAAGCCCGTTACAAAGAGCTTGTAAGGCAGTATCATCCCGACATTTTAATGGGTAGGGGCGAGAGTAAAGAGGTGATCGAGCGCTCAACCAAAAAGCTTCAAGAGATAAATGAGGCTTATGGGCGATTAAAAGAGAAATTTGGAGCTTAGATGAAGAAATTTATTATTTTGCTGTTAGCAGTGGCTGGCTTTTGTAATGATTTCAAAGTGGTAAATGTCGATGGAAAAGAGATAAAATTTAAGCTTACGCAAAGTGAGCTTTATCGAGATCAAAGGTTGGTCATCAGCAACTACGATGTTAAAGATAGCAATGTGAGCATAATATTTGTCGACAAAGATGGCAACAAGAGCGACATTATGTCAGTTCAAGCAAAAAAATTAAATGAAATTAGTGAGTATATCTTTTCGTATGATCGCGGCATAAAGGTGATGAAATTTAGCTCGAAAAAGCCGATATGCGAGGCGCTTGAGAAAGAGGAATCTATAAATTTAAGCGTATTAGATGCGAGATATTTTGATGGCAATCAAATTTCAAGCTATGCCTTTAGCGTTGATATTGCTGGTCAAAAGCGTGAAAACTTTGTAGAGAGAAAAGACTATTATATAGATGCAGCTGCAAATGTTATGGTTACGCTAGAAGCCTTATCGATAAAGAATATCGCAAAGGATATAAAAATGGGGCAGCTTCTGCTTGTAAAAGGTATGTGTTTAACAAAAAGATAAAAAATTTAATAAAGGAGAAAAAATGAGAGCATTGCTTAGCGTTAGCGATAAAGAGGGCATTGTAGAGTTTGCAAAGGGGCTGGAAGAGCTTGGCTGGCAGATACTTTCAACTGGCGGTACATTTAAGCTTTTAAAAGAAAATGGTATCAAAGCGACTGAAGTTAGCGAATTTACGGCTTCACCTGAGATGTTTGAGGGCAGGGTAAAGACGCTTCATCCAAAGATACATGGCGGCATTTTGCACAAACGTGACGACGCTACGCACGTGGCTCAGGCAAAGGAGTACGGCATCGAGGGCATCGACCTAGTTTGCGTAAATTTATATCCATTTAAAGAGACTACGATTAGGACTGATGACTTTGCCGAGATCATCGAAAATATCGACATCGGCGGCCCAGCCATGGTAAGAAGCGCTGCTAAAAACTTTAAAGACGTGCTCATCGTCACAAGCGTGCTTGACTACGATGAAATTTTAAAGCGCCTAAGAGAGAAAAGCGATGATTATGAGTTTAGAAGATCGCTGATGATAAAGGCGTTCGAGCATACAGCGGCTTATGATAGCATGATCGCAAACTATATGAATGATAGGTTTAATGGCGGTTTTGGTGATGCTAGATTTATCGTGGGAAGCAAGGTTTTTGACACAAGATACGGAGAAAATCCACACCAAAAAGGCGCACTTTATGAGTTTGATTATTTCTTCACAAACAACTTTAGAGCTCTAAAAGGCGAGGCTAGCTTTAATAACATGACCGATATAAACGGCGCATTAATGCTTGCAACTAGCTTCGATGACGCTCCGGCAGTGGCTATCATCAAGCATGCTAACCCTTGCGGCTTTGCGGTAAAAGATAATTTGCTTGAGAGCTACGAGGCTGCGCTTAAATGCGATCCGATCTCAGCATACGGCGGCGTGGTAGCAATAAATGGCACACTTGATGAGGAGCTAGCTAAAAAGATAAATGAAATTTACGTTGAGGTAATAATTGCTGCAAATGTTGATGAAGCAGCTCTTAAAGTATTTGAGAGTAAAAAACGTATCAAAATTTTTACTCAAGACAATAAATTTTTAGTTCGCTCAAATGATAAATTTGACTTTAAGCACGTTGATGGTGGATTTGTATTTCAAGAAAGAGACTATGTAAAAGACGAAGAGCTTGAAAATATGAAGCAAATGAGCAAGAAATTTGCAACTGGTAGCGAGCTAAAGGACGCTCAGATCGCGTGGAAAGTGGCTGCGCTAACGAAGAGCAACTGTGTAGTTTATGTAAAAGACGGCGCAATGGTAGCTATTGGCATGGGTATGACAAGCCGCGTTGATGCTGCTCGTGCGGCCGTGGCAAAGGCAAAAGAGCTAAAGATCGATCTAAGTGGCTGCGTACTTGCAAGTGAGGCGTTCTTCCCATTTAGAGATAGCATTGACATCGCTAGTAAGGTCGGCGTAAAATGTGTCATCGAGCCAGGTGGCAGCATCAGAGATGATGAGGTGATAGAGGCTGCCAATGAGCATGGCATGTCGCTATACTTTACTGGCGTTAGACACTTTTTACACTAAAATTTAGGGGCGCTTGCCCCTTTCTTCACACTTTATAACTTTAATTTTCGTATAATCTTTCAAAAACGAAAGGAGATAGAATGAAGAAGATCTTAAAATTTATCTTAATGGTGGCACTGTTTTTTGGTCTAAATTTGATGGCAAAAGATGAGCTTATAAAGGAGCAGACGATGGCAGGGCAAAATTTAAAAGAAATTTATCTAGCAGGTGGTTGCTTTTGGGGTATGCAGGGATATTTTAAAAAGATATTTGGCGTAGTGGATACAAAGGTAGGCTACGCAAATGGCAAGAGCGAAAATACTAGCTACCGCGAGCTTCATGAGAGCGATCATGCTGAAACGCTTTATGTAAAATACGACGAAAACAGAGTCGCTTTGGCTGAAATTTTGGCTCACTTTTTTAGAGTGATCGACCCGACCTCTCTAAATAAACAAGGCAATGACGTCGGTAGGCAGTATAGAAGCGGAATTTACTATGTGAGCGAAAGTGATCTGCCAACGATAGAGAGCTTTATGAAAATAGAGCAAAAGAAATTTAAAGATAAGATTGTGGTTGAGGTAGCGCCACTTAAAAATTTCGTCTTAGGTGAGGAGTATCATCAAGATTATCTTGATAAAAATCCTTTTGGATATTGTCATATTGACCTAGGTTTAGCTGATAAACCGCTTTACGATGAGGCGAAATTTAAGCCGCTTAGTAAAGATGAGCTAAAGAAAAATTTAAGTAGCGAGCAGTATGCCGTGACGCAAGAAGCAGCGACTGAGAGGCCATTTAGCAGCGAGTATGATAAATTTGATAAAAAAGGCATTTATGTAGATATAACGAGTGGAAAGCCACTTTTCTCAAGTGCAGATAAATTTGATGCAGGATGTGGTTGGCCAAGCTTTACAAAGCCTATCACGACAACAGCTCTTTCATATAAGGAGGACAACTCTTTTATGATGAAAAGGGTCGAAGTTAAGTCTCAAAATAGTGACGCGCACCTTGGGCATGTTTTTGACGATGGCCCAAGCGATAAGGGTGGGCTAAGATATTGCATAAACGGTGCGAGCCTTAAATTTATACCGCTTGAAGATATGGCTGGACTTGGATACGAGGAATTTATACCTTACGTAAAATAGCTTTTGTTGAAGCAAATCAATAGTTTAAAAAGTTTAATCAGAGTATAATTCTCCAAAATTAAAAGGAGAAAAAATGAGCGATTTTTTCAAAAACGCGGAGCAGTTTAATGTCGATGGTGCAACCGTGCCATTTTATAAATTTAATGAAAATGGTGTAAATTTTGTTGGCTTTGACTCACGCCCTTGCGTGCCGCCAGAGCCAATGGTTAATGCATTAATCGCTATTAAATTTGCTGATAAAAATACAAAAATTATGATGCTAAATCATAAATTTCCAGCTGGTCTTATACCAAAGATAGATAAGAGCTTTGATATAGAGCGTGAAGATATAGATGGTGGGGCTGTAAAGATGGTTTTTAGCCTAAAAGACGGCGCAAATATAGAAGACGTAGATACGAGTCTTTGCCACTAAGATGCTTTTAAATACTTACGCACCACCATTTAAGTTAGTTGGTGGATATTTTATTGCTGGAATTTTCTT
This genomic interval from Campylobacter concisus contains the following:
- the msrB gene encoding peptide-methionine (R)-S-oxide reductase MsrB, whose translation is MKKILKFILMVALFFGLNLMAKDELIKEQTMAGQNLKEIYLAGGCFWGMQGYFKKIFGVVDTKVGYANGKSENTSYRELHESDHAETLYVKYDENRVALAEILAHFFRVIDPTSLNKQGNDVGRQYRSGIYYVSESDLPTIESFMKIEQKKFKDKIVVEVAPLKNFVLGEEYHQDYLDKNPFGYCHIDLGLADKPLYDEAKFKPLSKDELKKNLSSEQYAVTQEAATERPFSSEYDKFDKKGIYVDITSGKPLFSSADKFDAGCGWPSFTKPITTTALSYKEDNSFMMKRVEVKSQNSDAHLGHVFDDGPSDKGGLRYCINGASLKFIPLEDMAGLGYEEFIPYVK
- a CDS encoding SDH family Clp fold serine proteinase, coding for MALKKSKVAEAENEQKETEQVEKRGVAKPPVLFSKTQNLIKSIEKRLNATLITYYNSNAGSVCGNDASAMYEILKGKKIDTAYLFIKSDGGSGIAALRIITTLRNYCKNLIALIPANCASAATMMALGANEIVMGPLAYLTPVDTSLKHELSPTNKGNELVSVSMDELSRVVKLWKEQDKDRPNDTNPYNSLYEYIHPLVFGAVDRASSLSLKICTELLRYHIDDDKKIAEISERLNGDYPAHEYPILFREAHEIGLHVKKMDDDLNEMLQELTLLYSEMGQRAFTDYDENSYHDNNIANIIETNGKQIYYQIDKDWFYRPEERRWNVMNDESSWRKNELVNGKIKNTIYHLW
- a CDS encoding TerB family tellurite resistance protein — translated: MSGVLFLLILGGAIFLFMNVQIGSNRKKQADVDEAKFLVSLLAKVAKSDGRVSELEARLITQVLDDLSQKVSGVSGVREYLKDVYNSQKENVDNAYETARNYKSAFNLNYDICVARLTFFLNLAYIDGEFNKSEQDVIRNIAYGFGIDKETLDEIIFKFDSFYGSRFEANTDKVVQEKDTFEVLGLNKNASFDEVKARYKELVRQYHPDILMGRGESKEVIERSTKKLQEINEAYGRLKEKFGA
- the purL gene encoding phosphoribosylformylglycinamidine synthase subunit PurL, yielding MDKATIQAHKISDEEYEEILKILGREPNLLELGIFSAMWSEHCSYKSSKKYLNGFPTKAPWVIQGPGENAGVIDVGDGVAAVFKMESHNHPSFIEPFQGAATGVGGILRDVFTMGARVVANMNSLRFGEIRGEGELAKKHRYLLKGSVAGIGHYGNCMGIPTIGGETTFDHSFNGNILINAFALGLCKSDEIFYGKAEGVGNPVIYVGSKTGRDGLGGAVMASDSFNDENKSLRPTVQVGDPFAEKLLMEACLELFKKDYIIGIQDMGAAGLTSSSFEMAGRSGSGMKMYLERVPMREVGMTPYELMLSESQERMLICAKKGYEQKVLEIFRKWDLDAEIIGEVTSSGVMQLYWHGELAGEIPIGPLSEAAPVLDRPVARPKYLDEIANLQIPNNVDNKTAFFKLLKEPEVLNKSFIYDQYDANIQTNTIKQPGCLGAASIRVKGTKKAVSMAAQCDPRANFVDPKIGAARAVAAAGRKVAMSGAVPLAITDCLNYGNPQNPEVMWQFKEGCEGIKEACRELNTPVVSGNVSLYNDTDGVSVYPTPAIVTVGVNEDANLNLKSTFLSEGMAIYLLGETSGEFAASLYAKALFNVVGGKLKEVDYKAERALWDLVIEANKEQILEFANSVGVGGLAITLAKMASISNIGVNCEAKFKEPNFIFDESFSRAVVGVKDEAKFEALAAKFGVKFKKIGVSGGRRFKLNDIDESMDEIREIYLNEFAKIVRKED
- the purH gene encoding bifunctional phosphoribosylaminoimidazolecarboxamide formyltransferase/IMP cyclohydrolase, giving the protein MRALLSVSDKEGIVEFAKGLEELGWQILSTGGTFKLLKENGIKATEVSEFTASPEMFEGRVKTLHPKIHGGILHKRDDATHVAQAKEYGIEGIDLVCVNLYPFKETTIRTDDFAEIIENIDIGGPAMVRSAAKNFKDVLIVTSVLDYDEILKRLREKSDDYEFRRSLMIKAFEHTAAYDSMIANYMNDRFNGGFGDARFIVGSKVFDTRYGENPHQKGALYEFDYFFTNNFRALKGEASFNNMTDINGALMLATSFDDAPAVAIIKHANPCGFAVKDNLLESYEAALKCDPISAYGGVVAINGTLDEELAKKINEIYVEVIIAANVDEAALKVFESKKRIKIFTQDNKFLVRSNDKFDFKHVDGGFVFQERDYVKDEELENMKQMSKKFATGSELKDAQIAWKVAALTKSNCVVYVKDGAMVAIGMGMTSRVDAARAAVAKAKELKIDLSGCVLASEAFFPFRDSIDIASKVGVKCVIEPGGSIRDDEVIEAANEHGMSLYFTGVRHFLH